The Fundidesulfovibrio putealis DSM 16056 genome includes a window with the following:
- a CDS encoding AsmA family protein, whose amino-acid sequence MTRTMKIALIAAGGAAALLIGLLVLGMNLDPNSFKSQIAKTIRDTTGLDVAFEGPIAVTYFPSLGVKLTQVTVTVPGQPGVQDKLPLARLAKADVSVKLIPLISGKVEAGATSLDGLELNIVRDVQGRLNLPIPPIKEVKVEGDKVVVITEQDERYVLDYQIEAVHLTNARFTFDDRLAKTQTTLSDFELSTGKVVRGKPFPVKLAFGYGLTQPDASGKVELAGQASVLLEAMQFAFENASLKTTVAGKGLPVKSAETQYTGTIRVDLNKQVYSGDQLKLEVQARGGFLPDAGAGFSLGMNVRADMAAGVADITGMSMESMGFALTGEIHATNLNQPEGGQMTLQMATNEFNPKQVLDKFGVSIPDSGTAKARFNAQVDMAKGTSDLTGVSVQALGLNITTEGHATNIRGVPNVTGKVAVAEFNPRQLMAKLGQPLPPTADPAAFTKFQMSYHFEGQGDRFNLRTDSFKLDDTTMTLALDVDKAGKTKVNMAFTADALDADRYMPAADSGKGQKGESKADPVDIPADVTGTVHVGSLKAAKLRMQNLNAKFSVRDNVLEVNPAQLALYQGTVKATLRAALRGGQNAPLSLSANADGIQVEPLLTDMQGKAQVTGRANLSANVTARGQEARHILQTLGGKASFALRNGALLGFDLSPDIFSSPDKLLAQGKGQTQTNFEVVSASFAINGGVAHTNDLLVSMPPHKITGQGSVNLAAETLDMRAQANFARLPTIPVHLSGNIASPNVSVDAAAMATGVAKGVMDTIMNSPQDAAKVPGNVGKGALDAVGNILGLPKK is encoded by the coding sequence ATGACACGTACCATGAAGATTGCCCTGATCGCTGCAGGCGGCGCGGCAGCTTTGCTCATAGGCCTTCTTGTTCTCGGCATGAACCTCGACCCCAACTCCTTCAAGTCGCAGATCGCCAAGACCATCCGGGACACCACAGGGCTGGACGTCGCCTTCGAAGGTCCTATCGCCGTGACCTATTTTCCTTCGCTTGGCGTGAAGCTGACCCAGGTGACCGTGACTGTTCCGGGCCAGCCAGGCGTGCAGGACAAGCTCCCTCTGGCCAGGCTGGCCAAGGCGGACGTGTCCGTGAAGCTCATTCCGCTCATTTCTGGCAAGGTCGAGGCAGGCGCGACCAGCCTGGACGGACTGGAGCTGAACATCGTGCGAGATGTTCAGGGCAGGCTCAACCTGCCCATCCCGCCCATCAAGGAAGTGAAGGTCGAGGGCGACAAGGTGGTCGTCATTACCGAACAGGACGAGCGCTACGTGCTGGATTACCAGATCGAAGCCGTGCATCTGACCAACGCGCGCTTCACCTTTGATGACCGCTTGGCCAAAACCCAGACAACCCTGTCCGACTTCGAACTCTCCACAGGCAAGGTGGTCCGTGGCAAGCCCTTCCCGGTCAAGCTGGCCTTCGGCTACGGCCTGACCCAGCCGGACGCTTCCGGAAAAGTGGAACTGGCCGGGCAGGCGTCCGTCCTCCTCGAGGCCATGCAGTTCGCCTTCGAGAACGCCAGCCTGAAAACCACCGTGGCGGGCAAGGGCCTGCCCGTGAAATCAGCCGAAACGCAATACACCGGGACCATCCGGGTGGATCTGAACAAGCAGGTCTACAGCGGCGACCAGCTGAAGCTCGAGGTCCAGGCCAGGGGTGGCTTCCTGCCCGACGCGGGGGCTGGCTTCAGCCTGGGCATGAACGTCAGGGCGGACATGGCCGCAGGTGTGGCGGACATCACCGGGATGTCCATGGAGTCCATGGGCTTTGCCCTCACCGGCGAGATCCACGCGACGAACCTCAACCAGCCGGAAGGCGGGCAGATGACCCTCCAGATGGCCACCAACGAGTTCAACCCCAAGCAGGTGCTCGATAAATTCGGCGTGTCCATTCCCGACTCCGGCACTGCCAAGGCCCGCTTCAATGCCCAGGTGGACATGGCCAAGGGCACCTCCGACCTGACCGGCGTGTCCGTCCAGGCACTGGGACTCAACATAACGACCGAGGGGCATGCCACCAACATCAGGGGCGTCCCCAACGTGACCGGCAAAGTTGCCGTGGCCGAGTTCAACCCGCGCCAACTCATGGCCAAGCTGGGCCAGCCCCTGCCGCCGACTGCCGATCCGGCGGCATTCACTAAATTCCAGATGAGCTACCATTTCGAGGGCCAGGGCGATCGCTTCAACCTGCGGACCGACTCCTTCAAGCTGGACGACACAACCATGACCCTGGCCCTCGACGTGGACAAAGCCGGAAAGACCAAGGTGAACATGGCCTTCACCGCCGACGCACTGGACGCGGACCGCTACATGCCTGCGGCGGACTCCGGCAAGGGCCAAAAGGGCGAGTCCAAGGCCGACCCCGTGGATATCCCCGCCGACGTGACCGGAACAGTGCACGTCGGCTCCCTCAAGGCCGCGAAGCTGCGCATGCAGAACCTGAACGCCAAATTCTCCGTCAGGGACAACGTCCTGGAGGTCAACCCGGCGCAGCTGGCCCTGTACCAGGGGACCGTCAAGGCGACCCTTCGCGCCGCCCTGCGCGGCGGCCAAAACGCCCCACTCTCCCTGTCGGCGAACGCGGATGGGATCCAGGTGGAGCCCCTGCTGACCGACATGCAGGGCAAGGCGCAGGTCACGGGCCGCGCCAACCTGAGCGCCAACGTCACGGCCAGGGGCCAGGAGGCGCGCCATATCCTCCAGACGCTGGGGGGCAAAGCGTCCTTCGCGCTTCGAAACGGCGCGCTCCTGGGCTTCGATCTCTCGCCGGACATTTTCTCCTCTCCGGACAAGCTCCTGGCCCAGGGCAAGGGACAAACCCAGACCAACTTCGAGGTGGTCAGCGCGAGCTTCGCCATCAACGGCGGCGTGGCCCACACAAACGACCTGCTGGTGTCCATGCCGCCCCACAAGATCACCGGCCAGGGCTCCGTCAATCTGGCCGCCGAGACTCTGGACATGCGGGCGCAGGCCAACTTCGCCAGGCTCCCGACCATCCCGGTACACCTGAGCGGTAACATCGCCTCCCCCAACGTGTCCGTAGATGCGGCGGCGATGGCCACGGGCGTGGCCAAGGGAGTGATGGATACCATTATGAACTCGCCCCAGGACGCGGCGAAAGTCCCAGGCAACGTGGGCAAGGGCGCGCTGGACGCCGTGGGCAATATCCTCGGACTGCCGAAAAAGTAG
- a CDS encoding pseudouridine synthase, which produces MTNEKRFLVDGQGARLRLDRFLCEAAGLSLRSARRLLERGAVLVDGAARQASYKLHEGQGVRIETHGNGAPEGLGARLLKAEGGFAAFFKPSGLHTVELSGGGGPSLEAMLGHLYPDGPVRLVNRLDQDTSGIVLGALDETSARRFRALEDLGAVDKRYLAVVAGNLVQPMLLAWALDMADRATVKVLDENARDELRFTSVRPLAHRIPTRGAAFPDACTDAFADASANGREQACPAEAGPCGESGLTLVEARIAKGARHQIRAHLARAGFPILGDSRYGGPAWTGLRLHHWSSTFAGFEVRALPQWPEWPAWNTADVSLELSLEEY; this is translated from the coding sequence ATGACAAACGAAAAACGATTTCTTGTGGACGGGCAGGGCGCGAGGCTCCGCCTGGACCGCTTCCTGTGCGAGGCGGCGGGGCTCAGCCTGCGTTCGGCACGAAGGCTCCTGGAGCGCGGCGCGGTTCTGGTGGACGGCGCGGCGCGGCAGGCTTCGTACAAGCTGCATGAAGGGCAGGGCGTGCGTATCGAAACACACGGGAACGGCGCTCCTGAGGGCCTGGGAGCGCGCCTCCTCAAGGCGGAAGGAGGCTTCGCGGCCTTCTTCAAGCCCTCCGGCCTGCACACCGTGGAGCTCTCGGGCGGCGGCGGCCCGAGCCTGGAAGCTATGCTCGGGCACTTGTACCCGGATGGTCCGGTCAGGCTGGTGAACCGGCTGGACCAGGACACCTCCGGCATTGTGCTGGGGGCGCTGGACGAGACTTCGGCCCGGCGTTTCAGGGCGCTTGAGGACCTGGGTGCGGTGGACAAGCGTTATCTGGCCGTGGTGGCCGGAAATCTTGTACAACCGATGCTCCTGGCCTGGGCTCTGGATATGGCCGACCGGGCCACCGTGAAAGTCCTGGATGAGAACGCGCGGGACGAACTCCGCTTTACATCCGTGCGGCCTCTGGCACATAGGATTCCCACCCGTGGCGCAGCCTTTCCTGACGCCTGCACGGACGCATTTGCGGACGCGTCGGCAAATGGGCGCGAGCAGGCCTGCCCGGCTGAAGCCGGGCCTTGCGGGGAATCCGGCCTGACCCTGGTGGAGGCCCGCATCGCCAAGGGGGCCAGGCATCAGATCCGGGCGCATCTGGCACGTGCCGGGTTCCCCATTCTCGGCGATTCCCGCTACGGCGGCCCGGCCTGGACGGGACTTCGGCTGCACCACTGGAGCTCGACCTTCGCCGGTTTCGAGGTCCGGGCGCTGCCCCAATGGCCGGAGTGGCCCGCGTGGAATACTGCTGATGTATCACTTGAACTTTCTCTGGAGGAATACTGA